A stretch of Castanea sativa cultivar Marrone di Chiusa Pesio chromosome 2, ASM4071231v1 DNA encodes these proteins:
- the LOC142624141 gene encoding protein SIEVE ELEMENT OCCLUSION B-like: MASSKIVLASAQKAIKAELSVLTMSDEQITDQIYATHVHADDDNFDEDSLFAIVENILKRATVVADNVMLGTHGHPENVEEKAPKASFTPPLCTLKHLSSLMTCKSPGEEFAHKTTMLVLSNLANYSWDSKAVLTLAAFAMEYGEFWLLTQLHSSDQLAKPIGILKRVPTILSRPGLQKHKKAMVELNNLVKVTLEVIQCMFELEKLSIYGTKDVPALSIAMDRIPIDVYWAIITIAACMTQLCCIINDEDRTQDLSPFAQKINYTLTLLRMQITLCRQQIEIIEAYRKLSKLLQTPTEIMEVFKALIFGKDNVQPLIDGSTDRVVNIDVLKKKNVLFYISALDITIDDILILKPIYEGIRKEDQYKVVWIPIVEQWTDELRKKFEMLRSKMPWYVVQYFSPVVGIKFIKEEWNFKNKPILVVMNRQGKVEHSNALHMIRVWGMKAFPFTITAEEALTNSVYGIGSVWFDIHPDVSNWIKQEKYIFFYGGKDNEWIQQFNKKVATLTNDPVMKDTKISIELFCVGKGSKGEDEPNILGHFWNRIESFFFSKIHKKIEQDIVTQEIQKLLSYKTESGWAVLSKGSRLVVSGNGTTMLKVLEEFDKKKELVREVGFEICFKDQFEKIIQTGRHCCRVDIPMNAGKVPEHIKCPECPRIMETYISFKCCHIDGPMNALH, encoded by the exons ATGGCCAGCAGCAAGATTGTGCTAGCTTCTGCACAGAAAGCCATCAAGGCTGAGCTGAGCGTGTTAACCATGTCGGACGAGCAGATCACGGATCAGATTTATGCAACCCATGTTCATGCTGACGATGACAACTTTGATGAGGATTCTCTTTTTGCTATCGtggaaaacattctcaagcGTGCCACGGTTGTTGCTGACAATGTTATGCTG GGTACCCATGGACACCCGGAGAATGTTGAGGAAAAAGCTCCTAAAGCTAGCTTCACTCCACCACTGTGTACGCTCAAGCATCTTTCTTCCCTG ATGACATGCAAATCTCCGGGTGAGGAATTTGCACACAAAACAACAATGTTAGTACTTAGTAATCTCGCAAATTACTCATGGGATTCAAAGGCAGTATTGACACTTGCGGCTTTTGCTATGGAGTATGGGGAATTCTGGCTCCTTACCCAACTTCACTCATCAGACCAACTCGCGAAACCAATTGGGATCTTGAAGCGAGTACCTACCATCTTAAGCCGTCCAGGCCTTCAGAAACACAAGAAAGCGATGGTTGAACTTAACAACTTGGTCAAAGTCACATTAGAAGTCATTCAATGCATGTTTGAGTTGGAGAAGCTATCCATCTATGGTACAAAAGATGTACCAGCACTGTCAATAGCCATGGACCGTATCCCAATAGATGTCTATTGGGCTATCATAACTATTGCAGCTTGTATGACTCAATTGTGTTGCATCATTAATGATGA GGATAGGACACAGGATCTATCACCCTTTGctcaaaaaatcaattacacCCTTACCTTGCTAAGGATGCAGATAACACTTTGCCGTCAACAAATAG AGATAATAGAGGCATATCGAAAACTCTCCAAACTTTTACAAACCCCAACCGAGATCATGGAGGTGTTCAAGGCACTTATTTTTGGCAAAGATAATGTGCAGCCGCTCATTGATGGTTCCACTGACAGAGTG GTTAATATCGATGTgctgaaaaagaagaatgttttgttttacatttcGGCCCTAGACATCACcattgatgatattttgattcTCAAGCCAATTTATGAAGGAATAAGAAAGGAAGATCAATATAAAGTTGTGTGGATCCCAATTGTGGAGCAATGGACTGATGAACTACGAAAGAAGTTTGAGATGCTGCGGTCTAAGATGCCATGGTACGTAGTGCAATACTTTTCACCAGTAGTAGGCATTAAGTTCATTAAAGAGGAGTGGAACTTCAAAAATAAGCCAATCCTCGTGGTGATGAATCGACAAGGGAAGGTGGAACACTCAAATGCACTCCACATGATCCGAGTATGGGGAATGAAGGCCTTTCCTTTCACTATTACGGCTGAAGAAGCTCTTACCAATAGCGTGTATGGGATAGGATCAGTATGGTTTGACATTCACCCAGATGTTTCAAATTGG ATCAAACaagagaagtatattttctTCTATGGAGGCAAGGACAACGAATGGATCCAACAATTTAACAAGAAAGTAGCTACCTTGACTAATGACCCAGTCATGAAGGATACAAAGATTTCCATTGAGTTGTTCTGCGTGGGGAAAGGCAGTAAAGGGGAGGACGAACCCAACATCTTAGGGCATTTCTGGAACCGCATAGAGAGCTTTTTCTTCTCCAAGATTCACAAGAAGATTGAACAAGACATTGTAACTCAGGAAATCCAAAAGTTGCTTTCATACAAGACTGAAAGTGGATGGGCTGTGCTGAGCAAAGGCTCTAGATTGGTGGTTAGTGGTAATGGGACAACAATGTTGAAGGTCTTGGAGGAGTTTGACAAAAAGAAGGAGCTAGTGCGTGAGGTTGGCTTTGAAATTTGTTTCAAGGATCAATTTGAGAAGATTATTCAAACAGGTCGCCATTGTTGTCGTGTTGACATCCCCATGAATGCTGGAAAGGTCCCAGAGCATATTAAATGCCCTGAGTGTCCTCGAATTATGGAGACTTATATCAGCTTTAAGTGTTGCCACATTGATGGTCCTATGAATGCACTGCACTAA